Below is a window of Electrophorus electricus isolate fEleEle1 chromosome 1, fEleEle1.pri, whole genome shotgun sequence DNA.
TGTACTAAGGACAGATCTATCATACATTTAGATGTGTGATATTTATGCAAGTCTACTGTCTTCAGAGTTATGTCATTTGCATACTGTTTTTAGTATGCATTAAGAATTCACATACTAATATTCcaaatatatacttattttCCGCATGCATACCAATTTTACATAATTACTGTTGTATTTCTAATGAGCAATTTCAAGGTATGCATGCTATTTAAGTATGtgtaatgatttttattttttttttacttcagaaaTGCAAATTTTGCACTTAATTTTTGGTaatgcatatgtatattttgtatacTTTTGTTCGCATGAGTCTTACCTCCAAGGTTTTTGTTGACTTCTTTCGAAGTACAGTTTGCATTACCAGAAAGAAAGAAGCCCCAAAACCCGTAGGTTCAAGACTGAGTTCTAGAACACACCTTTTTCTAGAGTGCAAGGAAGTCCATGAGGACTAAATTGAATAACGCTAATATAGTTGGCATGAtatttatttgggttttttataatatttgtatgtatgtttactGTCTTACATTTATCTTTCTATGATGACCTAAagatacatttatattacaagATCTGCAAATACGTATCTAGATCCTATTGTTGAAATCAAATATGTATTTGGATACGTATTTTCTGAGTATGCATTCTGAGACTTTTTCTGactatacacatttattttgctattttattattattttttaaatgttgttgggggggggtttaacATTGAGAGGTGTGCTTTTACAGATACCAGATTCTGCTACACGCATCACAGGATAAGTTCTGTAGGTGGGAGCGTTGCTGTGACGAAGCGCTGTGTAGCACAGGAAGCGTGTGTGTCCACTGGCTGTGTGACACATCATGGTCACATGGTAGAACTCATTTACCTATACTTACATACCTATAGTCTGACCCACAGACATACAATTATTtgtagtctcacacacacacacacacacacacacacaaacaaatatgtttattcTGAAAGTGAAATGTAATGCTACCTGTGTATATGTAGATCTGTGATATGTGTTCGAGGTGTGCAGTAATCAAGATGTTAACTGCATCTATAttttcactttgtgtgtgtatatgtatatatagtgtacattatatttTATCCTGGTGTAAATTGTGCAGGTCTGCACTTCCTGCTGTGAGGGAAACATGTGTAACCTGCCCGTACCGTGGAACGAGACAACGGCCATCTTCTCCACAAAATACCCATTAAACCGTGAGAGCAGAATCTGTCCCAGCTctgccaccaccatcaccatcatcattcTCACACTCGGCTTTTcttaacaacttgtttttattttgttttattcatgtaaCGGATTTCCTGTGTAGGCAGAGGTGTCTTTTAATgatttaaagcatttttctGAACCGGGATCATGTACGTGGCATTTGCTGGGTATCTGCACACTGTGCTCGGTGCTGTCTGTATGTATGGGGTGATGCTGTCCTTCAGGTCATTCTCCCCCTTGTTTGGTTCGGATGCCGCTGTAAGAGAACCAGTTCACCCCTGCCTTGTTTCAGTAGTCTGCTAGAGTCAAAAACACTCAAATCTTTGGATTAAAATTCATGTTAAGATGATGGAGTACTAGACTAATCACAGTATCTCATGTCAGTGATGGTTAATATTAGCAAcagaaatgaacatttattatcCAGTGATATTTGTGAAatttttcatacatacatacatatatatataaatatatatatataaaaataaaactccaTGTGTGAAGCTTTGAAACTAAAACATTTCCCTTAAAAGATGTGTGGCAGGggtaatttataaataaatatgcaaatacagaaACTTCCAAAATCAAGTTAAGAACAGTGACTGAGCAAATACCCTTTTATATACCACTGCTGAT
It encodes the following:
- the LOC113584097 gene encoding ly6/PLAUR domain-containing protein 6-like, producing the protein MVVLLSLTWLLLEMLLSDWLTAVLSRDFTLKDIVQLHLLATPYPGSFKCFICEEADDNYSCNRWAPDTYCPKDTRFCYTHHRISSVGGSVAVTKRCVAQEACVSTGCVTHHGHMVCTSCCEGNMCNLPVPWNETTAIFSTKYPLNRESRICPSSATTITIIILTLGFS